TACTATGGAGCTTTGGATCAACAATCATTTAATTCGATTTTAACTCGGACTGGTGACATAACATTCTTGAAGAAAGTCTATCGAGGTTGGGGAATTCTGCCAAACTCAATTCAGGTTTTAGAAAGAGAGCTTATCCTCCGCCACGGATGGGATTGGTTTAACTACAAAGTGACAGGCGGAATCATTAAGCAAAATTTAGACAAGAATATGGTTCTTGCTGAGCTAAATGTTGAAAAACCAGATTGCTCCCTATACTGTTATCAAGCAAAACTAGTGAAAGATGAAACTCAAACTCTGAAACTTAGGGCTTCTTGCAATGCTACGCAAGAATCAGTCTTTATTAAGTATGACGTGGATAGTTTCTGGCTTGCATCTCACAAGCTCATAACTTGTAGTAAATAAAATAAAGAGTGGGAGTATCTATAGCGCTCCTAAATATTTTATGAACCTTGGTTAGTAGTGCAGACTTCCAGTCCGCGCAAGCAACGCTCACAACCCTTGCAAAGGATTGCTGGAGATAAAAATAGGTAGGGTTATGTACGAGTATATACAGTGAACGACACGAAGTCACTCACCAGACTATCTAATATCTAAGAGCTAAAATTCTTTAGGTTCCTAACATCTGCAAGTTGTGCAAAGTGGCGTATATTCCTCCTGTGTGCAGCAACTCTTCATGACTTCCCTGTTCTACTAATTCTCCGTGCTTTAGCACAAAAATTCGATCTACATTGCGAATGGTGGACAGACGATGAGCAATAATGATGGCGGTACGTCTGACTAAAAGTTTGTTTAAAGCTTCTTGAATTAAAGCTTCTGTTCCTACATCTAGATTAGCAGTTGCTTCATCCAGAATCAAAATTTGTGGATCGCGAATCGCAGCACGCGCAAATGCTAAAAGTTGCTTTTGACCGCTAGAAAGATTTGTACCCCGTTCTCTAAGTTGGCTATCATAACCTTGGGGTAGGAGTTCAATAAACTGGGCGATATTCGTTTTCTGTGCTGCTTGTTGGATTTCCTCAAAACTATAGATGTCCCCTAAGGTAATGTTACTTTTAACATCACCAGCAAACAAAAAGCCTTCTTGCAAAATTACAGCCATGTAACGCCGCAGTTCTGCTTGGGGTATTTCCCGGATATCTACGCCGTCCACCAAAATGCGTCCTTTGTTCGGTTCGTAAAGGCGACACAAAAGACGGATGATGGAACTTTTACCCGCACCTGTAGGACCTACTAATGCTATTTTCTCTCCAGGATGAATGGTAAAGTTCAAATTCTTGATCACATAATCATTGTCTTTATACGCAAACCAGACGTGTTCAAATCGGATTTCTCCAAGTTCAGGTTGTGAATTATCGGTTGGGGATTCAGGATTGGCAGTTATTTCTTTTATGTAACCCAGTGTAGAATCAAAAAGTGAGAATCTTGGATTACTGCGATCGCGTATTTCTATCGGTTCATCTAAAATCTCACTCACGCGTTCTATAGCGGTGAAACCAGCTTGAATGACAGTGAATTTTTCCGCAAATTGCCGTAAAGGGTCAAATAATCGTTGGGCATACAATATAAATGCTGATAATATGCCAAAAGTCAAGTTCTCTTGCAGGAGTAAATAACCACCTACCCATAAAACACCTGCAATGGCAATTAAAGCAATCCATTCCAGTGTTGACGAAACCGCTGAATCATAAAAGATGGTATCATCCACATCTTTGACGTAACGCTGATTGTTAGCTCGAAACAACTCTGCATTGAATTTTTCCCTCTGGAACAATTGCACAATATTAATGCCAACAATATTCTCTTGTAGCTGAGAATTCAGTGCAGAAAGTTCTTCCCTTACCTTGTAATTAGCTTTGCGGTACTGCTGTTGAAAGTATATTATAATACCAGCAACCGGAAATAACACCATCAGCAGCAAAAAAGCAAGTTGCCACTGGAGAGAAAACATAAAACCGAGAATCACCAGCATGGAGAAGACATCTGATACAATGCCAATTGCTCCAGTGGAAAACACATCACCCAAGACTTCCACATCACTAGTAAGCCTGGTGATTAATTTACCTACAGGTGTTCTGTCAAAAAAACGCACTGCTAAAGATGTAACATGATGAAACAAGTCTTGGCGAATTTCGGCAGTAATTTGCTGCCCTACCTTCTGTACTAAATAACCCTGAAACCCAGTAAATATGAGTCGTACAGTTATCGTTATCAGCAACAAGACTTCGATAATATTTAGCCCCTGTAACAACGGGCGATTCTTGAGAAACTCATAGGTACTTGGTTCATTGCGAATGAGGGAGATAACCTGTCCAATAAGGAGTGGTTGCACAGCGTTAGCGACTGCTATGGGTATCAGCAGCAAAATGGCAAGCGCTAGTAATTGTCCATGATGACGGGCATAAGGTACTAAACGCAAAAATAACCGCCAGTCGTTTTCACGGCGACGGGAACCTGTGTCAAATTTTTTTAGGGGTTTGGAAGTGCTCATAATAAGAGCATTATATTAATTTTTACAATACAAAAAGCACATCTTCTTAATCTAGAGTGTCCATTCCTACCTTGACACCATGCCAGAGATTGAAACTGCACGGCTGCGACTTAAACCTTACACCCAAGACGAAAAGAACTGCGGCGGCAAAATTTTTCAGCTATCTACAATCCACGTTCCATCTTCCGCCAGTGCATAAGTTGATGTCACTTAGACCTATATAAGAAGTAGAAGGAGGGCTTATATCCTCTAGGTTCAAAACCCTACCCTACTAAGTTGAGGTGATTTCTGTCTCCTATCGCTAAAAACACACAATCAGAACTTTGTCAATGGGTAAGTCCTAAAATTAACAAACTTTCTGCTGTAGGACTAGTGGCGTGTTCACTTTTAACGACATCATTTTTCACACCTGAATCTAGCTACGCTAACAGTGTCTTCAACAAAAGCGATTATGTCGCACAAACAAAGCAGAATGGGGTTAGGGGAAGTTACGAAGACTTTTTGACAGCACTTGCAATAAGGGAAACAGGACAACAAAATCCACCTACTAACATTGAGAACCAGTTGGGTTTTATAGGCAAGTACCAATTCGGAGAAGCCTTGCTGAAAGACCTTGGTTATTATGACACCCCTAATCCCTATATCGGTGGAGGAAATGGTGTAGATAGGAACAATTGGCAGGGTAGATGGACAGGAAAAAATGGGATTAATAGTAAGCAAGATTTCCTTAATAATAAGAACGATGTGCAAGACAAAGCTATTAAAGAGGCTTTTGAATACAGGTGGAACCTGATCAACAATCAACTCAATGGACGTTCTATAAAAGAATTTATCGGACAACAACGAGGAGGAGTAGTCATCACCACATCCGGAATTCTTGCAGCTGCCCATTTGCGTGGCGAAGGAGGGGTTGTCAAGTTGCTGCTTAATAACGAGGTTTCTCAAGATGAAAATGGCACTTCTATTCTCGCCTACTTAGAGGAATTTGCTGGATTCCAGACGCCTTTCGACTAGGGAAAACAGTACTTTTAACTGAGAACCATCTGTAAAGTGTGCAATAATTCCTTGACCGTATAGGGCTTCGACAAAAATGTTTTGACACCATTGCCAATTGCTGCTGTCAGCTTACTGCTAGACATCAGCCCGCTAGTAGCAATAATTTTGACTTGTGGGTTGATTTTTTGCATGGTACGCATGGCAGTTAAACCATCCAACACGGGCAACATCATATCAATCAACACAGCACTAATTTCGTTCTTATGTTGGGCGTAGATGGCGATCGCCTCAATGCCATCATTAGCAATCAGAATTTTGTAATTGTATGTTTCTAACGAAACTTTGGTAATTTCTTGAATTGAGGGTTCATCATCCACAACCAGGATTAATTCTCCATGTCCCGCCAGAACCTCTATCTCTTGTGCTGGCTGTGTTTCTATTCCCTGTACTGCTGGTAAGTAAATCTTAAAACTCGTGCCAGATCCCACTTCACTATAGACGTTCACAAAACCACCGTGACTTTTAACAATGCCAATAACAGTGGAAAGCCCCAGTCCCGTTCCTTTACCTTGTTCTTTGGTTGTGAAAAATGGCTCAAAAATTCTATCGATTATTTCAGGAGGAATACCAATTCCAGTATCTGAAACAGTTATCAATGTATAATATCCGGTTTTGGCTTCTAAATGCATCCGAGCATAGTTTTCATCAATAAACACATTTTCGGCAGAGATACTTAAAGTCCCGCCATTGGGCATAGCATCGCGAGCATTAACACAAAGGTTCATCAGCACCTGATGAAGTTGTGTCCCATCTCCAGAAACCAACCACAAGTCTTGTGCTATTTCAATACACACTTCAATCGATTTAGGGAAGGTCTGTTTAAGAATCTTTACGACTTCCCTAATCAGGTGTTTGACTTGTAAGGTCATGCGCTTTCCTTCCACGCCTCGCGCAAATGACAAAACCTGCTTGACAAGGTCGGCTCCACGTTTGGCGCTGTCTTCTAGTATTTCCAGCAAGTGTTTATCTTGCTTGTACAGGTTAGGGAATTTGAGGGGTAACAGTTGAGCCACTGCTAAAATCGGCGTTAGGATGTTGTTCAGATCGTGAGCGATACCACTCGCTAAAGTACCGATACTTTCCAAACGTTGAGCGCGAAACAATTGCGCTTCCAATAGTTTTTTCTCGGTGATATCTGTGTCAACGCTAAGAATTGATTTGGGCTTTCCTTGTTCATCACAGACTAATGTCCAGCGGCTTCCTACTAAAATTTCCTTCCCATTTTTAGTCATTTTAGTGATCTCGCCTTGCCACTGACCTTTGCTGATAACCGTTGAAAAAGCAGCTTCCACTTCTGGTGGCTGTTCCTTATGCAAAAGCTTGCTAGCAATTTTGCCACACGCTTCTTGAGCTTGCCATCCGTACAAATTTTCTGCACCTTTGTTCCAGAATAAGATGCAGTTGTCTAAATCTCGCACAAAAATGGCATCCGTGGTGACATCAAGCAAAGCCGCCTGCTCGCGAATTTTCTGTTCAGCAAGTTTGCGTTCGCGCAGCGCGGCTTGCCGTTCACGCAGTGCAGCTTGCCGTTCGCTGATGTCAATACCAGCGCAGGTGATGCCTACAACTTCTTGCGAGTCATTATACAATGGCTCTACAGTTAACTCGTAATATCGAGTTCCTTGTGCAGTGGTGATAGAGACTTCCTCTCGGGTTCCGATCCCGGTGGTGAGTACACGACTTTTGATAGCCAAGAGACGTTGAGCATCTTCAGCACCAATGAGATCTGAGTCCCGTTTACCCAACATCTCTTCAGCCGTCAACCCAAATGCAGGGTTATAAACCCAGGTGTAGCGTAACTCCTTGTCCTGGTTGAAAACAACAATCGGCGAGTTTTTTAGAGCTACCCGAAATCGCTCTTCACTCTGTCGCAGAGCTTCCTCTGTTCGCTGACGCTCAATTGCATAGCGCATTGAGCGCACCAGTAAATCACCATTCACCTGTCCCTTGACCAAATAATCTTGTGCTCCCTCTTGCATAGCCTTAGTTGCCAATGTTTCATCATCAAAACCTGTTAACACGATGATAGGAATGGCACTTGCCCGATGATGAATTTTGATAAAGGTATCCAGTCCCTGGCTATCTGGAAGTAAGAGGTCTAGCAGAATGACATCAAAGCGTTCTTGCTCTAAAAAGCGTAGCGCCTCGTCCAATTGCTGCGCCTGCTTGAGATAAAACTGAACAGAACTGACATCCCATAAAAACTCCTGCAACAGACGGACATCACCAGGATTATCTTCTACTAATAAAACTTTCATTATTTTAGTTATTAGTTATTAGTTATTAGTTATTCTCCCTCATCTCCCCACTCCCGCCTCACTCCGGTGGTAACTTGACAACAGTGAACCAAAAGTTCTCTATAGAATGGACAATTTTGACAAACTGGTCAAAGTCAACAGGCTTAGTGATATAGCAGTTAGCACAAAGGTTGTAAGCTCTCAAGACATCTTCTTCAGCCCCAGATGTTGTCAGAACAACCACAGGAATTCGCCTAAGGGTTTCATCCGCTTTAATTTCTGCCAGCACCTCTCGCCCGTCTTTTTTGGGTAGATTGAAATCTAGCAGGATGATGTCAGGGGTGTGCATATCAGCATAATTTTCCTGTTTACGCAAGAATGCCATAGCCTCGACGCCATCGACCACGACATTCAGGTTCACGGAGATTTTGCTATCTTCAAAGGCTATGCGGGTTAACTGCACATCGCCAGGGTTGTCTTCTACTAGCAAAACCTCAATAGGCATAATTAATTCAAAACTCACAATCGGTTTACGGCTCTATCAGGAATTGTAAAGAAGAAAGTTGCACCATGTTGCGGTTGCGACTCAATGCAAATGCTTCCGCCGTGTCGTTCCACAATTTTCTTACATATTGCTAACCCAATGCCAGTGCCAGGATACTTATCTCTTGTGTGTAAGCGCTGAAAAATAACAAAAATCCGCTCGGCATACTGGGGTTCGATACCAATTCCATTATCGCGCACTGCAAATCGCCATTTTTCCTCTGTGCGTTCCACCCCAATATGGATTTGGGGCTGCTGTTGACTGCGGAACTTGATGGCATTGCCAATCAGGTTTTGAAACAACTGCGTCAGTTGCGTGGCGTCCGCCATCACTTCGGGTAAAGTATCGCGGGTGATGATTGCGCCACTTTCTTCAATAGCAACTTTGAGATTAGCTAGAGCGTTGTTCAGCACAGCATTACAATCAACTGGCTTAAAGGGCTGACCACGGGTACTGACACGCGAATAGCTCAACAAGTCATTGATCAGAGTCTGCATCCGGCGTGCTCCGTCTACAGCGTAGTCAATGAACTCATTTGCCCTATCATCAAGATTGTCTTTGTATCGTCGTTCCAATAGCTGCAAGTAACTCCCCACCATTCGCAACGGTTCTTGCAAGTCATGAGAAGCAACGTAGGCAAATTGTTCTAATTCGGCATTGGAACGAGCCAGTTCCTGACGTTGGCGGGTTTCTTGTTCCAAAAGTTGCGCTTGAGATAGAGCAATGCCTATTTGGTTTGCCAACTGTTGCAACAACTCAATTTCCATGTTGCTCCAATTTCGAGGACGCTCACACTGATGGGCAATCAGCAAACCCCACAGGTTATCTCTTTGCAGAATCGGTACAACGAGGTTAGCTTTTACACCAAACTGTGCAAGAAATTCTTTATGACAAACTTGAATGTTTGCTGTTTCAAGATTGGCGATCGCCCTAAAAGGGCAGGCGCTTTGCGCCATCGCACTCACTCTCCCCTGACGATACGGTTCTTGATAGTCTTTTTCAAAGCAAGGGTCGTGGAGATTTTTTCCCAAGACTACAGGAAAACCTGGCAGCACTGCCTCTTGCACCACAGTTCCCGAACCATCTCCCCACCGCCGAAAGATCAGAACTCGGTCAGCGTGCAGCAGTTTTTGGACTTCGGTGACTGCGGTTTGTAGAATTTCCTCAATTTGTAAAGATTGACGAATTTTGAGGCTGATTTCGGAAAACACTTGAGAACGTTTATTTTGACGCTTTAACTCCTCTTCTGCTTGCTTGCGCTCGGTGATGTCCAGCGTGACACCCATCATGCGAGTAGGACTACCATCAGCATTGTAAATTCCACTACCTCGTGACATGACCCAGTGAACACTGCCATCGTGCCAAATATTTCGGTACTCTGCTTCATAATCTTTGCGTTGCTCCAGGGCTTGTTGCACAGACTCCTGCATGTAGGCGAGATCGTCTGGATGGATATGTTTATGCAGCACCCTGTAAGAAAATTCAGCTTCCGGGGGTAGACCAAAGTTTGCTTTGCATTGGTTAGAGACAGACAACTCTTCTGTTTTCAAATCTAGCTCCCAAGAACCGAGTTTAGCAGCCTGTAATGCCAGCTTCAGACGTTGTTCACTCTCGCGCAAAAATGCCTCAGTTCGCTTGCGTTCAGTGATGTCGCGCGTCACTGCTAGCAAGGCAATAATTTCTCTATCAGAATCACGGAGGGGGACGGCGTGGGTTTCCAACCAGCGACGGGTGCCCTTGAATCCAATAATTTCAAACTCCAGTATTCCTGATTCGCCCTCAAAAACGCTTTCGGTCAATTCTATAAAACCTTGACGATGCTCAGGAGCAACTATGGGATAGATACAGTTTCCCTGCACCTGATTTAGGGAATCAGCTTCAATCATCGCCAGTCCAGCCGGATTCATCTCCAGCAGCGTGCCGTCTTTGGCAAGCAATTTTACACATTCCGGTTCTGACTCAATGATTGTACGGAGAAGGTTTTCGCTGTGTGCCAATTTTTCCTCCGTATGCTTAAGTTCCTCAGCAAAACGGGACACCTCAGCTAAATTACGCCTAAGCTCCAGTTCACTAATCACCTGGCGAGCTAGCGCCACAAGCGCTTCCACTTGTTTGTGGCTCAGTTCCCGTGGGACTTGGTCAATCGCGCAAAGAGTCCCCACCATGTCTCCCTTTGGGGTAATCAGGGGGACACCTGCATAAAATCGCACATATGGATATGACACAACTACTGAATTATTGGCAAACCGTTCATCAGCCAAAGTATCAGAAATAACTACCACATCCCGTCGCTCTTGGCAAAGGTAAGATAATCCTACACAGCGGGGCATTTCTGGCACATCCAAACCTATTTTTGCCTTAAACCACTGGCGGTTTTCATCAATAAAATTGACTAGGACTATGGGAGTCCCACAAATAAAGGCAGCTAACTGAGCAATATTGTCGTAGGCTTCTTCGGGTTCAGTGTCAAGAATTTGATATTGGCGGAGGGCTTCAAGTCTCGCTGCTTCGTTATGAGTCATTACAATCATAAATATTTATTAATTAATTTTAAAAATACTCAATGCTTTACTCTTTCTATTTTTAAGAAAAGTAGCTTATTTCGATGAGTGTATGTTAACACTTCTTATATTTTATACTACTTTCGGTAGATGCTATTTACCACCTATATGAGGTGACATATAATTTTGTAACAATTCTTAGTGTAAAAAGACTAGTAAGATTTGACTTAATTAATTTGCATTTCTTTGACAGCTGAAATGCCAGAAATTGAAACAGCCCGATTACGACTAAGACCTTTTATAATTAGTGATTTTCCTGATTATCACCGCCAAATCACTAGCGATGTAGACGTA
The sequence above is a segment of the Mastigocladopsis repens PCC 10914 genome. Coding sequences within it:
- a CDS encoding response regulator, with translation MPIEVLLVEDNPGDVQLTRIAFEDSKISVNLNVVVDGVEAMAFLRKQENYADMHTPDIILLDFNLPKKDGREVLAEIKADETLRRIPVVVLTTSGAEEDVLRAYNLCANCYITKPVDFDQFVKIVHSIENFWFTVVKLPPE
- a CDS encoding GAF domain-containing protein, whose amino-acid sequence is MIVMTHNEAARLEALRQYQILDTEPEEAYDNIAQLAAFICGTPIVLVNFIDENRQWFKAKIGLDVPEMPRCVGLSYLCQERRDVVVISDTLADERFANNSVVVSYPYVRFYAGVPLITPKGDMVGTLCAIDQVPRELSHKQVEALVALARQVISELELRRNLAEVSRFAEELKHTEEKLAHSENLLRTIIESEPECVKLLAKDGTLLEMNPAGLAMIEADSLNQVQGNCIYPIVAPEHRQGFIELTESVFEGESGILEFEIIGFKGTRRWLETHAVPLRDSDREIIALLAVTRDITERKRTEAFLRESEQRLKLALQAAKLGSWELDLKTEELSVSNQCKANFGLPPEAEFSYRVLHKHIHPDDLAYMQESVQQALEQRKDYEAEYRNIWHDGSVHWVMSRGSGIYNADGSPTRMMGVTLDITERKQAEEELKRQNKRSQVFSEISLKIRQSLQIEEILQTAVTEVQKLLHADRVLIFRRWGDGSGTVVQEAVLPGFPVVLGKNLHDPCFEKDYQEPYRQGRVSAMAQSACPFRAIANLETANIQVCHKEFLAQFGVKANLVVPILQRDNLWGLLIAHQCERPRNWSNMEIELLQQLANQIGIALSQAQLLEQETRQRQELARSNAELEQFAYVASHDLQEPLRMVGSYLQLLERRYKDNLDDRANEFIDYAVDGARRMQTLINDLLSYSRVSTRGQPFKPVDCNAVLNNALANLKVAIEESGAIITRDTLPEVMADATQLTQLFQNLIGNAIKFRSQQQPQIHIGVERTEEKWRFAVRDNGIGIEPQYAERIFVIFQRLHTRDKYPGTGIGLAICKKIVERHGGSICIESQPQHGATFFFTIPDRAVNRL
- a CDS encoding ABC transporter ATP-binding protein codes for the protein MSTSKPLKKFDTGSRRRENDWRLFLRLVPYARHHGQLLALAILLLIPIAVANAVQPLLIGQVISLIRNEPSTYEFLKNRPLLQGLNIIEVLLLITITVRLIFTGFQGYLVQKVGQQITAEIRQDLFHHVTSLAVRFFDRTPVGKLITRLTSDVEVLGDVFSTGAIGIVSDVFSMLVILGFMFSLQWQLAFLLLMVLFPVAGIIIYFQQQYRKANYKVREELSALNSQLQENIVGINIVQLFQREKFNAELFRANNQRYVKDVDDTIFYDSAVSSTLEWIALIAIAGVLWVGGYLLLQENLTFGILSAFILYAQRLFDPLRQFAEKFTVIQAGFTAIERVSEILDEPIEIRDRSNPRFSLFDSTLGYIKEITANPESPTDNSQPELGEIRFEHVWFAYKDNDYVIKNLNFTIHPGEKIALVGPTGAGKSSIIRLLCRLYEPNKGRILVDGVDIREIPQAELRRYMAVILQEGFLFAGDVKSNITLGDIYSFEEIQQAAQKTNIAQFIELLPQGYDSQLRERGTNLSSGQKQLLAFARAAIRDPQILILDEATANLDVGTEALIQEALNKLLVRRTAIIIAHRLSTIRNVDRIFVLKHGELVEQGSHEELLHTGGIYATLHNLQMLGT
- a CDS encoding hybrid sensor histidine kinase/response regulator, whose product is MKVLLVEDNPGDVRLLQEFLWDVSSVQFYLKQAQQLDEALRFLEQERFDVILLDLLLPDSQGLDTFIKIHHRASAIPIIVLTGFDDETLATKAMQEGAQDYLVKGQVNGDLLVRSMRYAIERQRTEEALRQSEERFRVALKNSPIVVFNQDKELRYTWVYNPAFGLTAEEMLGKRDSDLIGAEDAQRLLAIKSRVLTTGIGTREEVSITTAQGTRYYELTVEPLYNDSQEVVGITCAGIDISERQAALRERQAALRERKLAEQKIREQAALLDVTTDAIFVRDLDNCILFWNKGAENLYGWQAQEACGKIASKLLHKEQPPEVEAAFSTVISKGQWQGEITKMTKNGKEILVGSRWTLVCDEQGKPKSILSVDTDITEKKLLEAQLFRAQRLESIGTLASGIAHDLNNILTPILAVAQLLPLKFPNLYKQDKHLLEILEDSAKRGADLVKQVLSFARGVEGKRMTLQVKHLIREVVKILKQTFPKSIEVCIEIAQDLWLVSGDGTQLHQVLMNLCVNARDAMPNGGTLSISAENVFIDENYARMHLEAKTGYYTLITVSDTGIGIPPEIIDRIFEPFFTTKEQGKGTGLGLSTVIGIVKSHGGFVNVYSEVGSGTSFKIYLPAVQGIETQPAQEIEVLAGHGELILVVDDEPSIQEITKVSLETYNYKILIANDGIEAIAIYAQHKNEISAVLIDMMLPVLDGLTAMRTMQKINPQVKIIATSGLMSSSKLTAAIGNGVKTFLSKPYTVKELLHTLQMVLS